Part of the Desulfuromonas thiophila genome is shown below.
TGGACACGGGGACATTACCCCAAATCAGTGTCCAAGAAAACCGGCGCCGCTCCATGCGCAGTTCAACCCAGTCGGCTTGCATCTGCCGACCCGGTTCCGTCTCGAAACGCACCACGGGCTCTAACTCCTTGACCGGGGCCAATGCTGCCAGAAAAAGCCGGACCATGCGTTCTGAACCGTCATAGCCGAGTTCCCGGATCTCCCGGGCCAGTACCGTTGCCGGAAGTCGATGGGGAGCGGCCGCTTTCTGCCGCTCTTCCAGAAACGTTTTGAACGGATCAAGCTTTCCCGGGCGTGGTCCGCGTTTCTTGTAGGTCGGCATGGCCGCCGAGCGCAGAAACTTGCGGATGGTGTTGCGCGAATGCCCGGTGATCCGATGGATCTCCCGGATGCTTTTGCCCTGTTTGCTGAGAATTCTGATTTCCATACACTCTTCCTTTGCGATCATGCCGACCTCCTGGTCGGCTAGGATAAGGGAAGAGTGGGTCAATTTTCAGTTGCCGAGGTGGGTCATTTTTACTTTTCCGCTAACAACGTCATCCTGCTCGGACCCAGCGGCACCGGCAAGACCCATCTGGCCCTCACCCTGGGCTATCGGGCCACGCAGTGCGGCGTCAAGGTGCGCTTCATCTCCGCTGCCGACCTGATGCTGCAACTGGAGAGCGCCCAGCGGCAAGGCCGTTATAAAGAAGTGTTGCGACGCAGCGTGCTGGGGCCGAGACTGCTGATCATCGATGAAATCGGGTATCTGCCCTTCAGCGACACCCAGGCGAACCTGTTCTTCCAGGTGATCGCCAAACGCTACGAAGAAGGCTCGGTCATCCTGACCTCGAATCTGAGCTTCGGCGAATGGGAGCAGGCCTTCGGCGGCAACACGGCCCTGACATCGGCCATGCTGGACAGACTGTTGCACCATGCCCATGTCATCCAGATCCGAGGCGACAGCTATCGTCTGAAAGAGAAGCGCAGAGCGGGAATCATGACCACCCCGCTACCGACGGCACAAATTGAAGACTGACACAGGAGATGGGTCAATTTTCAACTTCCAAGAGCCGGTTAAGTGAGTCGGTTGTCGATTGCCGTTGACACAAAAGTGCGGGGATGGCGCAAGACTGCGAAGTCCGACTGGGGAAACCCTCCCGAAACATTCCGGCTTGTGACCTATCGGGACGCGGAAACGAACATCGTCTATCCGTTGGTGACCAATACCCTGGACCTACCAGCACGAACGAGTGCCGATCTCTACAAGGAACGTTGGCAAATTGAGCTTTTCTTCAAGTGGATCAGACAGAACCTGAAAGTGAAGAGCATCCTCGGCACCTCCATGAACGCGGTGAAGGCCCAGTTCTGGATCATTCTGTGCGCCTATCTACCTAGTGCTGTCGTTTCAAAAGTTCCAGTCGAAAATCAGCGCGTCGTTACAACGTATATTATTGATATTGCTGCTGAACTTGTTCGAGCGAGGAGATTTTACAAACTATTTGACCCGCCAAAGCAGGAAAACGCTACGCAGAACGGTCAGTTATGTTTGCTGTGAAACTGTGAGACAGTTGTGCCCCAAAAAGCATCGCCCGATAGGTGTTACCCACTCGATCGGGGGAAGAGCCTATAAAAAAGGGCGCAACAAGTGCGCCCTCCTATAAGACAATCAAAAACTTAATCAGCACGCCTATATATGAGATATTGCTGCAAGATTGTTAAAAGATTATTTACTAACCAGTAAAGAACAAGTCCTGCAGGAAAATTAAGAAAAAGAAAAGTAAAGACGACAGGCATGGCAAGCATCATCTTCGCCTGAATCGGATCCATTGTAGAGGGTGTCAGCTTTTGCTGTATAAACATAGTGACACCCATAAGGACCGGCGTAACAAAATAAGGATCCTTAACAGAAAGATCTGTAATCCACAGCATAAATGGAGCATGACGCAACTCAATTGTATCAAGAAGAACTTTATATAGAGCGAAAAAAACAGGGATTTGAACCAACATTGGCAAACAACCACCTAAAGGGTTAACCCGGTTTTCCTGATACAATTGCATTGTAGCGCGATTAAGTCCCTCACGATCAGTGCGATATTTTTCACGAATTTTTTTCATTTCAGGCTGAAGCTTTTGCATAGCCTTCATTGAAACATAACTTTTCTGAGTGAGAGGCCAGAAAATAAGTTTTATGATTACAGTAAGAAGAATAATCGATACTCCATAATTTCCTACAATATTATAAAAATAATTTAGAAAAAAATGAAGAGGTTTGGCGAGGAATGAAAAAAAACCAAAATCGACAGCCTTTGATAAATTATAGTCAAATTTTGAAAGCTGATTAGTTTCCTTTGGTCCAGAGTAAAGCAACGTGGTAAAAGTGAATGTCTCTCCAGGTAAAACTGAAAACTCAGGATAATTGATTTGATGTAAAAAATATTTATCATTGCAACTAACAACTACTTGTGCATTATTGGATGCATTTATAAACAATGACATAAAATACTTAAGAGTGAATCCAGACCAAAGAGTTTTTTCGCTATAACTAGTGTGGCTATTAATTAGATCATCTTTGTCTTCCTTAACAAGCTCATCATTATGGAGAGTAATAGAACCCTCAAAATCAAATCGATTTTTAGATTTATTATTGTTGATATTGTTATAAAATTTTATGGAATAACTGTCTTGCAAAGAAGAGATTGTACAATTTTTTACTTCGGTGGAAAGCTTGATAATATATGAATCTTTTTCGAAAGAAAAATTTTTATATATCTCGACACCCTTTACATCTTTTCGAAAAACGACATTTGTATCATTTTTAGAATAAAGATGATATTCACCACCATTTAAATAGTTGGAAAAATTATCTTGAAAGTACTGCCCACCCCCAAGGCTATTAATTATACATACATTTTCCGAGTTATTGGCGCTTTCTAGGTATTTAGGAAAACAAATTTTCTCTATCGATGCTTCATTTTCAGAAAAAACAATATCATAATTAGCGGAATTAAAAATTATTTCACTACCTGCAGCTTGTTCATTTGTTATGGAAATAAAATCTTTTTCTGGCTGAATCAAATTATCCCTATTTTCATCTTCAGCAGAAGTTATATTACTTGCCATATCCTGAAGGTCAGCAGTATCGACTGAATCCTTACCAGGAAACAAAAAGGAAAAAGTAAACCAAACAAGAACCATTAAAGTTATTGCAATTATAGTATTTTTATTTTCCATCAGTTCACCTTAGTGGATCATACCCGCCTTTAGACAGAGGATGACAACGTGCGATCCTATATAAAGAAAGACCTAAACCCCGTAAAAACCCAT
Proteins encoded:
- the yidC gene encoding membrane protein insertase YidC is translated as MENKNTIIAITLMVLVWFTFSFLFPGKDSVDTADLQDMASNITSAEDENRDNLIQPEKDFISITNEQAAGSEIIFNSANYDIVFSENEASIEKICFPKYLESANNSENVCIINSLGGGQYFQDNFSNYLNGGEYHLYSKNDTNVVFRKDVKGVEIYKNFSFEKDSYIIKLSTEVKNCTISSLQDSYSIKFYNNINNNKSKNRFDFEGSITLHNDELVKEDKDDLINSHTSYSEKTLWSGFTLKYFMSLFINASNNAQVVVSCNDKYFLHQINYPEFSVLPGETFTFTTLLYSGPKETNQLSKFDYNLSKAVDFGFFSFLAKPLHFFLNYFYNIVGNYGVSIILLTVIIKLIFWPLTQKSYVSMKAMQKLQPEMKKIREKYRTDREGLNRATMQLYQENRVNPLGGCLPMLVQIPVFFALYKVLLDTIELRHAPFMLWITDLSVKDPYFVTPVLMGVTMFIQQKLTPSTMDPIQAKMMLAMPVVFTFLFLNFPAGLVLYWLVNNLLTILQQYLIYRRAD